ATCTGACCATATCCATAAATGCTTCAAGACGCGTGATCATACCCGCCTCACCGGTATGTTCGTCAATGGTTAGATTCAGCAGCGGTTTGCGTGAGCTGCGGCGGGCGTACCTTTCGATTAGCTCTCCCGTCATGGAATCCGGTCCGCAGCCGAAGGAGGCCACATGAATCAGCCCGTCGACATCCGGCCGCTCGAAGTAATAAAAGGCGGCCCCCACCATGCGCTGGTTCAATGTCCAGAACAGCTGTTTGGGAAGTTTCCCGGCCTCCCGGCGAAAAGCAGTTTCCGTCAACTGATCTGCAGTTACCACGTCAGCCCCGTAATCCCACAGCCGCTTAATCATATTCATGCTGATATACCGGTCGTATATATTGTACGGGTGGCCGATAACAGCGATGGTGACGTCATGCACACCACCATCCCGGGTCCGGTAGTTCTGATTATCTTTACCCCCCGTTTCAAACGGCAGACGCCCGGCCTCCATATCCCGGCAATGGACATGCAGTGATTCCATGGAAGCCTTGTAGGCCTTATAAATGCTCGCCGGATTGTGGGTAAAATACCTGCCCACCATATAAAACAAATTGTACAGACTGCTGCCTTTGCGGTATAGATCCATATTATTGTCAATCAGCGGCGGCAAGTTATTGATATTATTACGCACCATATCGGGAAAACCTAAGAATTTGGGGCAGATGTATTCCCGCCGGGCGGTACTGACAATGCGCGGCAAAAAAATATAGTCCACCCTGTCCTTAAGATCCAGTACATGGCCCACCGCTAACTTAATCGGCAGACAAGCTTCATCAACGGTAGATTTTATGCCTTTTTCCAAAATAGCCCGGGTGGTCTCCCGGGATACCACGGTTTTCACTCCCAGGTGATCAAAAAAAGTTTTCCACTGGGGATAATAGTAATAATACAGTAATGCCCTGGGTATACCCACTGTAGCGGACATGATCAAAATGCCTCCCGTTTTTTCCGGTTCTTTCTCACATTAAGGTATTATGAACTAAAAACCAAATTGGTATACTAAAATTCATCTATATTTTGACAATAGGCTAACATACCACCAACAGGGTTGCAGTGGATTAAATGTAAGACTCCTTTAAAAACCCACGGGCTGTTCAGGATACTTACTTTCGGGAAGTAAGGCGAAAAAGAAACCCGGCACATGTCGGGTTTCTTTTCGGCAAGGAGAAGCACACTTTAACATTTTATAGAGCATACTTGGTCTGTTAGCTTACCCCGGCAAATTGGCGATACCGCTATTTTTTATCCGGTCGTTTGTTCTTCTCACCCGGTTTGCGAGCCGGTACCGGCAATCCCTGCCGGTCAGCATCCCGCGGTTTTAAAATGCTGGGCCGCACATTGGTTACCGGCACCGGGCGGCGCACTATAATGCTGTACAGCGCCTTGGCGTTAAAGGGTATCAGCGGCCACATGTAGGGCACTCCAAACGATCGGGTGAATATCAATAGCGCCAGCACCAGCGCCAGACCCACCAGCAGTCCGGGCAACCGGAGAAATCCCACCATTATCAGCAGAAAGAAACGGATCAGCCGGTTGGCAAAACCCAATTCATAGCTGGGCGTAAGGTAGTTGCCCACCACCGCCGCGGCGGTGTACATAATTACTTCGGCGTTAAACAGCCCCACGGTAACCGCCAAATCACCAATCAAGAGCGCGGCAATAAGACCTACCGCCGTGGCCAGCGCCGTGGGGGTATGAATAGTAGCCATGCGTACCATGTCCACTGACACTTCAGCAAGTAGGAACTGAACAAATATTGGTATCTCACCTATTTTATCGGGTCCGATAAATTTCAAAGCCGGCGGCAGTATGCCGGGCTGCAGCACTGCCAGCAGCCACAGGGGCAATAAGAATACGGAAATAGCTACCCCCATAAATCTGATCAAGCGCATGAACACACCCGCCGCAGGGTTCTGCCGGTATTCTTCGGCATGCTGCAGGTGATGGAAATAAGTGGCCGGGGTAATAATAACACTGGGTGAAGTATCCACCAGCACCAGCACATGCCCTTCCAGCAAATGTATGGCAGCAACATCCGGTCTTTCCGTATAACGAACTCTGGGCAGCGGATTCCAATAATTTCCCGGGGTGATAAGTTCCTCCACAGCCTTTTCGGCCATCGGAAGCCCATCAATATTAATTGCCTTAATTTTTTCGCGAATACTGTCTACCAAATCTTCATTAGCAATATCTTCGATATAGCAAATAACTATATCGGTCTTGGAGCGATTGCCCGCCTGAGCATATTCCATGCGCAGCTTGGGATCCCGAATGCGCCGCCTGATCAGCGCGGTATTAAAAACCAGCGTTTCCGTAAAACCGTCCCGTGAACCTCGCACTACTTTTTCCAGATCGGGTTCATCAGGACTTCTGGCCGGGTAAGTGCGCACATCCAGCATGATAGCCCGATCCTGGCCATCAACTAGCAAAGCCAGGGGGCCGGAAAGCATTTTTTCGATCAAGTCTTCCAGGTATTCTGTCGGCTGTACCTCCACGTAATTAATGTGTTTTAGAAACAATTTTTGAAAGGCATCCACCGACAAGTCGTCCCGATCCAATTGATGCAAGTTATATAAAATGTCAGTCATCAGTTCGGCGTTGGCAAAGGCGTCGACAAACAACATCAATGTTTTGCGGCCGCCGATGATCATTTCCCGCCTGACAATATCAAAGTTTTTATCAAAGGCTAATTTTTCGGCCAGCAAATCCTGGTTGACCTTCAGTTGCTTACTTAGTCTGGTCTTATTTTCAATGGCAGCGGGTGCCATCGTATCCACTCCTCTTTAGTATTTCCTGTAATGCTTTAGTGGTTAGCGGTGCACCGCGGGCATGATGATCGGCATAGTCCATTTTGCCCACATCTCCAATGCCTATAATCACCGGCAGATCTAATTCATCCAACACCTCTACAGTATCGCCATAAAGTACATCAT
This genomic interval from Desulfoscipio sp. XC116 contains the following:
- a CDS encoding acyl-CoA dehydratase activase-related protein, which codes for MSATVGIPRALLYYYYYPQWKTFFDHLGVKTVVSRETTRAILEKGIKSTVDEACLPIKLAVGHVLDLKDRVDYIFLPRIVSTARREYICPKFLGFPDMVRNNINNLPPLIDNNMDLYRKGSSLYNLFYMVGRYFTHNPASIYKAYKASMESLHVHCRDMEAGRLPFETGGKDNQNYRTRDGGVHDVTIAVIGHPYNIYDRYISMNMIKRLWDYGADVVTADQLTETAFRREAGKLPKQLFWTLNQRMVGAAFYYFERPDVDGLIHVASFGCGPDSMTGELIERYARRSSRKPLLNLTIDEHTGEAGMITRLEAFMDMVRWRRHLDDVAATL
- a CDS encoding spore germination protein, with amino-acid sequence MAPAAIENKTRLSKQLKVNQDLLAEKLAFDKNFDIVRREMIIGGRKTLMLFVDAFANAELMTDILYNLHQLDRDDLSVDAFQKLFLKHINYVEVQPTEYLEDLIEKMLSGPLALLVDGQDRAIMLDVRTYPARSPDEPDLEKVVRGSRDGFTETLVFNTALIRRRIRDPKLRMEYAQAGNRSKTDIVICYIEDIANEDLVDSIREKIKAINIDGLPMAEKAVEELITPGNYWNPLPRVRYTERPDVAAIHLLEGHVLVLVDTSPSVIITPATYFHHLQHAEEYRQNPAAGVFMRLIRFMGVAISVFLLPLWLLAVLQPGILPPALKFIGPDKIGEIPIFVQFLLAEVSVDMVRMATIHTPTALATAVGLIAALLIGDLAVTVGLFNAEVIMYTAAAVVGNYLTPSYELGFANRLIRFFLLIMVGFLRLPGLLVGLALVLALLIFTRSFGVPYMWPLIPFNAKALYSIIVRRPVPVTNVRPSILKPRDADRQGLPVPARKPGEKNKRPDKK